Genomic segment of Mycolicibacterium psychrotolerans:
AGACGCCGGTGGTCAGCGCCAAGATCCTGCCCAGCGCGATGACGGTCGCGGCGATCTGCCTCGGGTTGAGTTCGGTGAAGTTCGCGTTGGACGACCGGCCCACCGAGGCGATGGCGTTCCTGGCGATCGCGGCGATCCTCGACGCGCTCGACGGGCGCATCGCCCGCGCCCTCAACGCCACGTCGCGGATGGGCGAGGAGATCGACTCGCTGGCCGACGCCGTGAATTTCGGTGTGGCACCGGCATTCATCGTCTACGGGACGCTGCTGTCCACCTCGCGGGTGGGGTGGATCGTCGTGCTGCTCTACGCGGTGTGCATCGTGCTGCGGCTGGCGCGCTTCAACGCGATGCTCGATCTCGAGAGACCGGACTACGAGAAGAAATACTTCGTCGGGATGCCCGCCCCGGCCGGGGCGATCGGGGCGATCGGTCCGCTGGCCGCCAAGATGCAGTTCGGCGACGGCTGGTGGACCTCCGAGCCGGCCGTCGTGATCTGGATGATCGGGATCTCGCTGCTGGTGGTCAGCACGCTGCCGATGCGCAAGATCCACACGTTCTCGGTGCCACCCAACATGGTCGCGCCGCTGCTGGCCCTGCTCGCGATCGGTGTGGCCGCATCGATCCTCTACGGCTATCTCGTGATCCTGGTGATCATCCTCGGCTACATGCTGCACATCCCGTTCGCGATCCGGACCCGACGGTTCCTCGCGGCGCACCCGGAGGTCTGGGATGACAAGCCGCGCCAGCAGCGCGCGGCACGCCGGGCCATCCGCCGCGCCCAGCCGCACCGCCGGTCGATGGCGCGCCTGGGGCTGCGCAGACCGCCCAGGAGGTGACGATGGCCCCGACGACGGCGCACCTCACGCTGACCGCGCGGCTGAACACCTCGGCCCTGGACTCCCGCCGCGGCGTCATCCGGCTACACCCCGAAGCGATTGCGGCGCTCGGCATCCGGGAGTGGGACGCGGTGTCCCTGACCGGGTCGCGCACGACGGCCGCTGTGGTCGGCATCGCATCCGACGGCACGCCGACGGGCACCGCGCTGCTCGACGACGTGACGCTGTCCAACGCCGGCCTGCGGGAGGACGCCGCGGTGATCGTCGCCCCGGTCACCGTCTTCGGCGCCCGGTCGGTGACGCTGACCGGCTCCAACCTGGCGACCCGGTCGATCACCCCCGCGACACTGCGGCAGGCGCTGCTGGGCAAGGTGATGACCGTCGGGGACACCGTGTCGCTGCTGCCGCGCGACCTCGGTCCGGGCACCTCGACATCGGCGGCCAGCGCCGCGCTGGCCGCGTCGGTCGGCATCACCTGGACCTCTGAGCTGCTCACGGTCACCGAGGTCGACCCGACGGGACCGGTCAGCGTGCAACCCAATTCGCTGGTCTGCTGGGGAAGTGCGCAGGCGGGCGCGGTGACCGACCAGCGCGCCCCGACCGGGACGCACGTCGTCACCGAGGAGACCGCGCCCACGCTGAATTTCGACGACCTCAAGGGGGCGCACGCGCAGGCCGGTCGGCTCGCCGAGTGGCTCAAGCTCGCCCTCGATCAGCCGGAGCTGCTCGAAAAGCTGGGTGCTGCAGCCAATCTCGGGGTGCTGGTGTCCGGTCCGGCGGGCGTCGGCAAGACCAAGCTGGTCCGGACGGTGTGCAGTGGCCGCCGGCTGGTGGAACTCGACGGCCCGGAGGTGGGGTCGCTGCGCCCCGAGGACCGGCTGTCCAATGTGTCCTCGGCGGTCGCCTCGGTGCGCGACGGCGGTGGGGTGCTGCTGATCACCGACGTCGACACCTTGCTTCCGGTTCCGGCCGACCCCGTCGCGACGCTGATCCTCGCCGAACTACGTTCGGCCGTCGCCACTCCCGGTGTCGCGTTCGTCGCGACGACCGCGGTGCCCGACGCCGTCGACCCCCGGCTGCGGGCGCCGGATCTGTGCGACCGCGAACTCGGCCTGAGCCTGCCCGACGGGGCCGTGCGCAAGCAACTGCTCGAGGTGCTGCTGCGTGACGTACCGTCGGCCGAACTCGACCTCGACGAGATCGCGGAGCGGACACCGGGTTTCGTGGTAGCGGATCTGGCCGCGCTGGTGCGCGAGGCCGCGCTGCGGGCGGCGGCACGGGCCAGCGACAACGGCGACGCGCCCGAATTGCGGCAGGAAGATCTCACGGGTGCGCTGAGTGTGATCCGGCCGCTGTCGCGGTCGGCCACCCAAGAGGTGTCGGTCGGGTCGGTCACCCTCGATGATGTCGGCGACATGGCCGAGACCAAGCAGGCGCTCACCGAGGCGGTGCTGTGGCCGCTGCAGCACCCCGACACGTTCGCCCGGCTCGGAGTGGAGCCGCCGCGTGGTGTGCTGCTCTACGGGCCGCCGGGCTGCGGCAAGACCTACGTCGTACGGGCGCTGGCCAGCTCCGGCCGGTTGAGCGTGCACGCCGTCAAAGGTGCTGAGCTGATGGACAAGTGGGTCGGCTCCTCGGAGAAGGCGGTGCGCGAGCTGTTCCGCCGGGCGCGGGACTCGGCGCCGTCTCTGGTGTTCCTCGACGAGATCGACGCGATGGCGCCGCGGCGCGGACAGAGCTTCGACTCCGGGGTCACCGATCGCGTGGTGGCCGCGCTGCTCACCGAACTCGACGG
This window contains:
- a CDS encoding AAA family ATPase, with the translated sequence MAPTTAHLTLTARLNTSALDSRRGVIRLHPEAIAALGIREWDAVSLTGSRTTAAVVGIASDGTPTGTALLDDVTLSNAGLREDAAVIVAPVTVFGARSVTLTGSNLATRSITPATLRQALLGKVMTVGDTVSLLPRDLGPGTSTSAASAALAASVGITWTSELLTVTEVDPTGPVSVQPNSLVCWGSAQAGAVTDQRAPTGTHVVTEETAPTLNFDDLKGAHAQAGRLAEWLKLALDQPELLEKLGAAANLGVLVSGPAGVGKTKLVRTVCSGRRLVELDGPEVGSLRPEDRLSNVSSAVASVRDGGGVLLITDVDTLLPVPADPVATLILAELRSAVATPGVAFVATTAVPDAVDPRLRAPDLCDRELGLSLPDGAVRKQLLEVLLRDVPSAELDLDEIAERTPGFVVADLAALVREAALRAAARASDNGDAPELRQEDLTGALSVIRPLSRSATQEVSVGSVTLDDVGDMAETKQALTEAVLWPLQHPDTFARLGVEPPRGVLLYGPPGCGKTYVVRALASSGRLSVHAVKGAELMDKWVGSSEKAVRELFRRARDSAPSLVFLDEIDAMAPRRGQSFDSGVTDRVVAALLTELDGIEPLRDVVVLGATNRPDLIDPALLRPGRLEKLVFVEPPDAEARAQILRTAGKSVPLAREGADAVDLDALAAELDGYSAADCVALLREAALTAMRRSIDAADVTAADVAAAREAVRPSLDPLQVESLRAFAAGR
- the pssA gene encoding CDP-diacylglycerol--serine O-phosphatidyltransferase, with protein sequence MIQPRKPRLKTPVVSAKILPSAMTVAAICLGLSSVKFALDDRPTEAMAFLAIAAILDALDGRIARALNATSRMGEEIDSLADAVNFGVAPAFIVYGTLLSTSRVGWIVVLLYAVCIVLRLARFNAMLDLERPDYEKKYFVGMPAPAGAIGAIGPLAAKMQFGDGWWTSEPAVVIWMIGISLLVVSTLPMRKIHTFSVPPNMVAPLLALLAIGVAASILYGYLVILVIILGYMLHIPFAIRTRRFLAAHPEVWDDKPRQQRAARRAIRRAQPHRRSMARLGLRRPPRR